The following are encoded together in the Anoplopoma fimbria isolate UVic2021 breed Golden Eagle Sablefish chromosome 13, Afim_UVic_2022, whole genome shotgun sequence genome:
- the prr16 gene encoding protein Largen: protein MSGSPNAEAEGVVSKVKVKKEIKTIVENLETILGNLKDVAKELKEVVHDIDTLTGDLQLEEDGLTDSSKTDTLNSSSSSTTTTTTASSLEKMKLFPDDCIFKLPALIHPVPVNLLPVLTVLKKPHPPLPPPRLTPLRSEDHNIKNLPHPTLMLSGNISKASGSLMRNGGGFPMKPNRDLFSSMPCFISNDSGIPESGLVPTLPRPMPLLRHEKNKCPKAPGRESRERERVRFSEKVQYHGYCPDCDLQYDVDDTELHLQAELNDLRLSPVHCCSSSSPPPPHAHHELMLENGGLSVSHSFPPTANTPPPCVPPHPPSLKPQKTILRKSTTTTV from the exons ATGTCCGGCTCACCCAATGCGGAGGCTGAAGGAGTAGTCTccaaagtgaaagtgaaaaaggAGATCAAGACAATCGTGGAGAATTTGGAAACCATCCTGGGAAACCTCAAGGATGTAGCCAAAGAGCTCAAGGag GTTGTTCATGACATTGACACCCTGACTGGTGACCTGCAACTGGAGGAGGACGGACTCACAGACAGCTCCAAGACGGACACGCTCAACTCCAGCTCgagctccaccaccaccactaccaccgccTCCAGCCTGGAGAAGATGAAACTCTTCCCTGATGACTGCATCTTCAAACTCCCCGCCCTCATCCACCCAGTCCCTGTTAACCTTCTTCCAGTCCTGACTGTACTCAAGAAACCCCACCCCCCCTTACCGCCACCCAGACTTACCCCGCTGAGATCCGAAGATCACAACATTAAGAATCTGCCTCATCCTACATTAATGTTATCAGGGAATATATCCAAGGCCAGTGGGTCTCTGATGAGGAATGGTGGGGGTTTTCCAATGAAACCAAACAGGGATTTATTCTCCTCAATGCcgtgtttcatttcaaatgacaGCGGAATCCCTGAGTCGGGTCTTGTTCCTACATTACCCAGGCCCATGCCTCTTCTCCGCCATGAAAAGAACAAATGCCCCAAGGCTCCTGGCAGGGAGTCTCGTGAGAGGGAACGTGTCCGTTTCAGTGAGAAGGTTCAGTACCACGGCTACTGCCCGGACTGCGACCTCCAATATGATGTAGACGACACGGAACTACACTTACAGGCTGAGCTGAACGACCTTAGGCTCAGCCCAGTGCAttgctgctcttcctcctcccctcctcctcctcatgctcATCATGAATTAATGTTAGAAAACGGCGGCCTCTCTGTCAGCCACAGTTTCCCGCCGACAGCAAACACACCTCCACCTTGTGTGCCTCCTCACCCGCCCTCCCTCAAGCCCCAGAAAACAATCCTACGCAAATCAACCACCACCACGGTTTGA